The following proteins are co-located in the Pochonia chlamydosporia 170 chromosome 6, whole genome shotgun sequence genome:
- a CDS encoding pyruvate kinase (similar to Aspergillus terreus NIH2624 XP_001212863.1) produces the protein MAAAQQDHLDTGGRVAWLASLDTAYSPEHNYRRSSIICTIGPKTNSVEAINKLRDSGLNVVRMNFSHGSYDYHQSVIDNTRAAVACHAGRPVAIALDTKGPEIRTGNTKNDEDIPISVGTVMNFTTDESYATSCDTQNMYVDYKNITKVITPGRVIYVDDGVLAFDVLSIKDDKTVEVRARNNGFISSRKGVNLPNTDVDLPALSEKDKADLKFGVKNGVDMVFASFIRRAQDIKDIREVLGEEGKQIQIIAKIENRQGLNNFREILEETDGVMVARGDLGIEIPAAEVFAAQKKLIAMCNIAGKPVICATQMLESMIKNPRPTRAEISDVGNAITDGADCVMLSGETAKGSYPCEAVREMHEACLKAENSIPYVSHFEEMCTLVQRPVKIVESCAMAAVRASLDLAAGGIIVLSTSGESARLLSKYRPVCPIFMVTRNATTSRFSHLYRGVYPFLFPEAKPDFDKVNWQEDVDKRIKWAVNHALELNVLTPGDTVVVVQGWKGGMGNTNTLRIVRADPEHLGIGQA, from the exons ATGGCTGCCGCTCAGCAGGACCACCTTGACACTGGTGGTAGAGTCGCCTGGTTAGCTTCGCTCGACACAGCTTACAGCCCCGAGCACAACTATCGCcgctcctccatcatctgcaCTATCGGACCTAAAACAAACTCcgttgaagccatcaataAGCTCCGCGATTCTGGCCTGAATGTTGTTCGCATGAACTTTTCCCACGGCTCATACGATTATCACCAGTCTGTCATTGACAACACCAgagctgctgttgcttgtCACGCTGGCCGCcccgttgccattgcccttGACACCAAGGGCCCAGAGATTCGTACCGGCAATACAAAGAACGATGAAGATATCCCAATCTCTGTTGGTACTGTGATGAACTTCACTACCGATGAAAGCTACGCCACAAGCTGCGACACCCAGAACAT GTATGTTGACTACAAGAACATCACTAAGGTCATTACACCCGGCCGAGTCATTTACGTTGACGACGGCGTTTTGGCCTTCGACGTTTTGAGcatcaaagacgacaagaccGTCGAAGTCCGCGCCAGAAACAATGGATTCATTTCATCTAGAAAGGGTGTGAACCTTCCCAACACTGATGTTGATCTTCCCGCTTTGTCTGAGAAAGACAAAGCAGATCTGAAGTTTGGCGTCAAGAATGGTGTAGACATGGTATTTGCCTCGTTCATTCGCCGGGCCCAAGATATCAAGGATATCCGCGAAGTACTGGGTGAGGAGGGAAAGCAAATCCAAATCATCGCCAAGATTGAGAACCGCCAGGGCTTAAACAACTTCAGAGAGATCCTCGAAGAGACTGATGGTGTTATGGTTGCCCGAGGCGATCTCGGCATCGAGATACCGGCAGCGGAAGTCTTTGCTGCACAGAAGAAGCTCATTGCTATGTGCAATATTGCAGGGAAACCTGTCATTTGCGCCACCCAGATGCTGGAATCCATGATTAAGAATCCCCGTCCCACTCGCGCCGAGATCAGCGATGTTGGCAATGCCATCACCGATGGAGCAGACTGCGTCATGCTGTCTGGTGAAACAGCAAAGGGAAGTTATCCATGCGAAGCTGTTCGCGAAATGCACGAGGCTTGTCTGAAAGCCGAAAATTCCATCCCATACGTGTCACACTTTGAGGAGATGTGTACTCTTGTCCAGCGCCCTGTCAAAATTGTTGAATCATGCGCTATGGCTGCCGTCCGTGCCTCCCTTGATTTGGCCGCTGGCGGTATCATCGTGCTGTCCACCTCTGGCGAGTCTGCCAGACTTCTATCCAAGTATAGACCTGTCTGCCCTATTTTCATGGTCACTCGAAACGCCACGACCTCGCGCTTCAGTCACTTGTACCGTGGAGTCTATCCATTCCTCTTCCCCGAGGCCAAGCCCGATTTTGATAAGGTGAACTGGCAGGAGGACGTCGACAAGCGTATCAAGTGGGCTGTCAACCATGCCCTGGAGCTGAATGTTTTGACCCCAGGTGACACTGTTGTTGTCGTGCAAGGCTGGAAGGGAGGCATGGGAAATACAAACACATTACGAATCGTCCGGGCTGATCCAGAGCATCTGGGGATTGGCCAGGCCTAG
- a CDS encoding autophagy-related protein 28 (similar to Metarhizium acridum CQMa 102 XP_007808727.1): MAATSPSIVDRLNHVARSGSKMPLISPTSQSSPEYELEYLQPGSDNSSRRADKHASADVSERTRFRSPITLAHKSPASRRDNSAGSSYKRGPRFMFSGPPPPISSSMMIAPQPSNLPSLKHEQNRDSYEIRQTTRTNIGRTIFEQRAHESIMYNQQPDTAWRGIRRRESALEVDIQQLLDSQVEGLVAGSKTQDVTFTTKDLDCYSDTGSSTPTGTFYSTATSKSQMPRSLYIPPVSTLEGNIVPVRQPAQRRLSGLKSARNGLSRAILSLIQLRMEESDQIDTAMAERQSALAQLSKLATRRLGIQSELAAFDGDEEEPLGKQLRELSARYGSVNQEISMLEQRLVKLRNQRRSLKDKIDDANGKREAGLSGYRGALKDVDSELTILVRRPPVLPLDPGVFDKDDGDLCDEIALTGGLEYLRLNPERRTEEMAKSWWEAELAILQKRKKQVGEDHQALEEGAALWNDVVSLVSDFESGLRRLLKEGGTSKPTVKGKEKVPTRDDLMQAQLKDMSGVLKELEQAMRQAEIHGWNLLICAIGAELEAFREAQDILISMLASQGLGGELATRSEVSIGEEPDVMDRRDDVPEGGNGDASADLIRPCSNQLDQSGTPIIQEDSLKSLHTDGDGDHSRSQDSENEVPLEFLAEHD, from the coding sequence ATGGCAGCGACCTCGCCATCCATCGTTGATCGATTAAATCATGTTGCGCGAAGTGGCTCGAAGATGCCCCTTATATCACCTACCTCGCAATCCTCGCCCGAATACGAGCTCGAATACCTACAACCGGGATCAGACAACTCATCGCGTCGGGCGGACAAACATGCCAGTGCAGACGTGTCAGAGCGTACAAGGTTTCGCTCGCCGATTACACTAGCACACAAATCGCCTGCCAGTAGAAGGGACAATTCTGCAGGCTCATCCTACAAGAGAGGACCAAGATTCATGTTCTCCGGtccgcctcctcccattTCCTCGTCTATGATGATCGCCCCTCAACCTTCCAACCTACCGTCCCTCAAACACGAACAAAATCGGGATTCCTACGAGATACGGCAAACGACGAGAACAAACATTGGTCGAACTATTTTTGAACAGAGAGCGCATGAGAGTATCATGTACAATCAACAACCAGATACCGCCTGGCGTGGCATCAGACGTCGCGAAAGTGCTCTAGAGGTCGACATTCAACAACTGTTGGACTCTCAAGTTGAGGGTTTAGTAGCTGGTAGCAAGACCCAAGATGTCACATTTACTACTAAAGATCTTGACTGCTACAGTGATACAGGAAGTAGTACACCGACGGGGACATTTTATTCCACGGCGACATCAAAATCTCAAATGCCCAGGAGCTTGTACATACCCCCAGTATCAACCCTAGAAGGCAATATCGTGCCAGTGCGACAACCTGCCCAAAGGCGACTCTCAGGGCTGAAGTCCGCTAGGAATGGCTTGAGTAGAGCCATCCTCTCGTTGATACAGTTACGGATGGAGGAAAGCGATCAAATCGACACAGCCATGGCGGAGCGCCAGAGTGCTCTTGCGCAACTCAGTAAGCTTGCCACAAGACGTCTCGGCATACAGTCGGAGTTGGCAGCGTTCGacggtgatgaagaagagccCTTGGGGAAGCAGCTCCGGGAACTGAGCGCAAGGTACGGTTCTGTGAATCAAGAGATCAGCATGCTTGAACAAAGGCTTGTGAAACTTCGAAATCAACGCCGGTCGCTCAAGGACAAAATCGATGATGCCAACGGCAAGAGAGAAGCAGGCTTGAGTGGATATCGAGGGGCCTTGAAGGATGTGGATTCGGAGCTCACCATTCTTGTACGGCGACCTCCTGTCTTACCACTCGACCCGGGCGTGTTTGACAAAGACGACGGCGACTTATGCGATGAGATTGCTTTGACTGGTGGACTGGAGTATTTGCGACTCAACCCTGAACGTCGCACAgaggaaatggccaagtcgTGGTGGGAAGCTGAGCTTGCGATCCTACAGAAGCGCAAGAAACAAGTTGGCGAAGACCACCAAGCGCTAGAAGAGGGTGCTGCACTGTGGAATGATGTCGTTTCTTTGGTTTCTGATTTCGAATCAGGGCTTCGACGCCTGCTGAAGGAAGGCGGCACTTCCAAGCCGACTGTTAAGGGTAAGGAGAAAGTACCCACACGAGATGATCTTATGCAAGCTCAGTTGAAGGATATGAGTGGCGTTCTCAAAGAGTTGGAACAGGCTATGCGGCAAGCCGAAATACATGGTTGGAATCTTCTTATATGTGCTATTGGTGCCGAGTTGGAGGCATTcagagaagctcaagatATCCTTATCAGTATGTTAGCTTCCCAAGGTCTAGGTGGAGAGTTAGCAACGCGCAGTGAGGTAAGTATAGGAGAAGAGCCTGATGTGATGGACCGGCGCGACGATGTGCCCGAAGGTGGCAATGGTGACGCTTCAGCGGATCTAATCCGGCCATGCTCTAATCAACTGGACCAATCCGGAACTCCAATAATCCAAGAAGATTCACTGAAAAGTTTGCACACAGACGGCGACGGTGATCATTCTCGGAGTCAGGATAGCGAGAACGAGGTACCGCTCGAATTTCTGGCCGAACATGATTAG
- a CDS encoding WD repeat protein (similar to Coccidioides immitis RS XP_001241695.1): MNQSQQLPAARRQVSSEAYGSHGGQQDELHMPGMSSSPHGQVGSQREYAPQIKLDHPPANTHPAAQTQSQHHHQQQSAGSGVPNVLQPGGLSARPAAISSNTAPTLPTMHGAMPLQSTGPPPSQQTQPTHQQSPASIEYQTPPKPSISMSHSHAYSRSSPAAGYDGPTSYHAYTPTTPGGSAPQLVSPADAGKYNAPGSQRNFSNTPLGLADIRPRADSSMSDGAPGSTGQDISSTQPGPSNYMAPWAVYAFDWCKWPSHGNGAGKLALGSYLEDGHNFIQILDSQVVTTTQDTYSPGTSKYSLDFTKVAEATHSYPVTRLLWEPPSSQKQSTDLLATSGDHLRLWSLPSETQATPSNNITRGGRDASSITKLTPLALLSNSKTPDHTAPLTSLDWNTVSPSLIITSSIDTTCTIWDIPSLTAKTQLIAHDKEVYDVRFCANSVDVFVSCGQDGSVRMFDLRSLEHSTIIYEPTGKEDRDGSGRSSPSHSQQTIGSPPPLLRLATSPHDTHLLATFAQDSSTIRILDVRQPGQALLELKGHTGPINCVEWSPLRRGTLASGGDDCQVLVWDLMSSSSSAGGHPPNGTPQQDNHRNPVASWECEYEVGNLGWVPHLQNADYGEWLGVSAGRGIWGTRLM; this comes from the exons ATGAACCAATCTCAACAGCTGCCTGCAGCCCGAAGGCAGGTTAGCTCGGAGGCATACGGGTCTCACGGCGGTCAGCAAGACGAGCTGCACATGCCTGGCATGTCTTCAAGTCCACACGGTCAGGTAGGATCACAGAGAGAATACGCGCCACAAATCAAGCTTGACCACCCGCCTGCAAACACCCACCCCGCCGCGCAGACccaatctcaacaccatcaccagcaacagTCCGCTGGTTCAGGCGTGCCAAACGTCCTACAGCCCGGTGGCCTGTCAGCACGACCAGCAGCTATTTCCTCGAATACGGCTCCTACCCTTCCGACAATGCATGGCGCGATGCCACTTCAATCCACTGGCCCGCCGCCGTCACAACAAACTCAACCCACGCACCAACAATCACCGGCCTCGATCGAATATCAAACACCACCGAAGCCTTCTATCTCAATGTCTCATTCCCACGCATACTCGCGCTCCAGCCCTGCCGCTGGCTATGACGGCCCGACAAGTTATCATGCCTATACTCCCACGACGCCTGGCGGCTCAGCACCACAACTCGTATCACCCGCCGATGCTGGCAAATATAATGCACCTGGTTCACAACGAAACTTCTCTAACACTCCGCTTGGCCTCGCCGACATAAGACCCCGTGCCGATTCTAGCATGTCAGATGGAGCTCCTGGCTCCACGGGACAAGACATCTCGAGTACGCAGCCTGGGCCAAGCAACTACATGGCCCCATGGGCAGTTTATGCCTTCGATTGGTGCAAATGGCCTTCCCATGGGAACGGCGCAGGAAAGCTAGCATTGGGTAGCTATCTCGAAGATGGCCATAACTTT ATCCAAATCCTAGACAGTCAAGTTGTGACTACCACACAGGATACGTATAGTCCAGGTACATCGAAATACAGCCTAGATTTCACCAAAGTAGCGGAGGCGACACATTCCTATCCGGTTACCAGACTTCTGTGGGAGCCTCCATCCTCTCAGAAGCAGTCAACAGATCTTTTAGCCACATCTGGCGACCACCTTCGGCTTTGGTCCTTGCCATCTGAGACTCAAGCTACCCCAAGCAACAATATAACCCGCGGGGGTCGAGATGCATCTTCCATCACAAAACTGACGCCGCTAGCCCTCCTATCGAACTCCAAGACACCGGATCACACGGCACCTCTCACATCGCTTGACTGGAATACGGTCTCGCCAAGTCTGATCATTACGTCAAGTATCGACACGACATGTACCATTTGGGATATCCCATCACTGACTGCCAAAACGCAACTGATTGCTCACGATAAGGAGGTCTACGATGTGCGGTTTTGCGCTAACAGTGTGGACGTCTTTGTGAGCTGTGGTCAAGACGGCAGTGTGCGGATGTTCGATTTGCGCAGCTTAGAGCACTCCACTATTATATATGAGCCGACGGGTAAAGAAGATAGAG ATGGCAGCGGCCGCTCAAGTCCGTCTCATTCACAGCAAACCATAGGCAGCCCACCTCCTCTGCTCCGCCTTGCAACATCGCCCCATGACACACATctcttggcaacatttgcCCAAGATTCGAGTACGATACGCATTCTGGACGTCCGGCAACCGGGCCAAGCGCTTCTTGAGCTCAAGGGCCACACTGGTCCGATTAACTGTGTGGAATGGTCACCGCTTCGACGAGGGACGTTGGCATCTGGCGGCGACGATTGTCAAGTGCTCGTCTGGGACCTTATGAGTTCAAGTTCTTCAGCTGGCGGCCACCCGCCAAACGGAACACCCCAACAGGATAACCACAGAAATCCTGTAGCCAGCTGGGAGTGTGAATACGAGGTCGGGAACCTCGGCTGGGTTCCTCACCTTCAAAATGCCGATTATGGAGAATGGCTAGGAGTCAGCGCGGGCCGTGGCATCTGGGGGACGCGCCTCATGTAA
- a CDS encoding transcription initiation protein spt5 (similar to Coccidioides immitis RS XP_001241674.1) — MASSEPPRFDDSEDEEDFNPAPADLSDDEPAHNDTSPPSKSNSRRRDYAEADDGDDNDEIGNKVTGKTRPAPDEDDDQSDGDGEQDRVQDEEDEEEEDEEDDEDEDIQQGHRRKRRRDRRNAFFDIEAEVDDEDEGEDEEKDGEEIGDFIDNEHPDDIAESARLDDDRRHRELDRRREMEASLDAEKQAEILRQRYGNRRPARGFGDSAVVPKRLLLPSVDDPSIWAVRCKEGKEREVVLSIMKRIEERIGTKDELAITAAFERGGAQSVMKGFIYVEAQRQTDILVALDGMLNVYPRSKMTLVDIKDMPELLRVTKTPTLEPGAWVRLRRPAKHSGDLAQVLDVTENGLEARVRFIPRLDYGMRDEALSSLSSDGKRKRPGAAGPRPPQRLFSEIEARKRHPRFIQGNPTTNTWSYMGDEFENGFQVKDVKIQQLVVTDVNPSLEEVTRFASGAEDGTENLDLKALAASLKDSNTLVTYLPGDIIEVYSGEQRGVVGKATNVQGDIVTMSVTEGDLEGQTIEVPIKGLRKRFKIGDHVKVIGGSKFRDEVGTVVKISEDRVTLLTDQTNTEVTVFSKDLREASDIGGQGSLGQFSLHDLVQLDPTTVGCIVKIDRESLVVLDQYGDTRQVMPSQISNKLPKRKQAVAADREGSEIRLDDVVKEFTGQHRQGKIIHIHRSYVFLHTNDSNENAGVFVTKASMVNTVAAKGGRVNAATSGPDLSTMNPALKIHKNGGENKAAQPAKMFGRDRAINQTAIIKKGPYKGLLGIVKDTTDTHARVELHTKGKTITVPRDSLSFKDKTTGATIDINGRGRGAPGGGGFGRGGPERVPGWQGGSRTPMGAGGSDRVPAWGSRTPAAGGRTPAWKAQDYSGSRTPAWADGSRTVNPYDGSRTAYGSGSRTPAWQSGARTPAAGDAFGAGSRTPAYAGSGADSWASGSKTPAWGASAPTPGATGNDSWGYTPGATAGGYDAPTPGAAIGAPTPGAMNAPTPGAYSAPTPAASAPTPGAGWQGGWGPDSAPTPAAAAPTPGASGYYGAPTPAAYGGAPETPAASGPRYTDDD; from the exons ATGGCGTCAAGCGAACCCCCCAGGTTCGATGAttccgaggacgaggaagacttTAACCCAGCGCCGGCAGATCTGTCTGATGATGAGCCTGCGCATAATGACACAAGTCCACCTTCGAAATCAAATTCCAGGCGCCGCGACTACGCAGAAgccgacgatggcgatgacaatgacgaaaTTGGCAACAAGGTGACAGGAAAAACTCGTCCAGCTcctgatgaggacgatgaccAGAGCGACGGGGATGGCGAACAAGACAGAGTccaagatgaggaggatgaagaggaggaggatgaagaggatgatgaggacgaagatatTCAGCAG GGTCATCGGAGGAAACGACGTCGAGATAGACGGAACGCATTTTTCGATATCGAAGCTGAagtggacgacgaggacgaaggagaagatgaggagaaggatggtGAAGAAATTGGAGACTTCATCGACAATGAACATCccgacgacattgctgaGAGCGCACGACTTGACGATGATCGAAGACATCGCGAGTTAGACCGGCGTCGCGAAATGGAAGCCAGCTTGGACGCCGAGAAACAGGCAGAGATACTTCGCCAGCGATACGGAAATAGGCGTCCAGCCAGAGGTTTCGGGGATTCTGCAGTTGTACCGAAACGCCTCCTGCTTCCTAGCGTTGACGACCCGAGCATTTGGGCTGTCAGGTgcaaagaaggcaaggagCGGGAGGTTGTCCTCTCTATAATGAAGCGCATAGAAGAACGGATCGGAACCAAGGACGAGCTAGCTATCACCGCTGCTTTTGAAAGAGGCGGTGCACAATCTGTCATGAAGGGATTCATTTATGTCGAAGCACAGCGCCAGACGGATATTCTTGTCGCATTGGATGGCATGTTGAACGTTTACCCTCGCTCAAAAATGACGCTGGTAGACATCAAGGATATGCCAGAACTCTTACGAGTTACCAAAACGCCAACACTGGAACCTGGAGCGTGGGTACGACTCCGTCGCCCAGCAAAGCATAGTGGAGATCTGGCTCAAGTTCTCGACGTGACGGAGAACGGCTTAGAAGCAAGAGTGCGCTTTATTCCTCGATTGGACTACGGCATGCGAGATGAGGCACTTTCCAGTTTGTCATCGGATGGCAAACGCAAGAGACCAGGTGCTGCCGGTCCCCGACCACCCCAGAGACTCTTTAGTGAAATTGAGGCTCGCAAGCGACATCCACGATTCATTCAGGGTAAtccaaccacaaacacatGGTCGTACATGGGGGACGAATTTGAGAACGGCTTCCAGGTGAAAGACGTCAAGATTCAACAGCTTGTTGTGACGGACGTGAATCCATCCTTGGAGGAAGTAACAAGGTTTGCATCTGGGGCGGAGGACGGCACGGAGAATCTGGATCTTAAGGCACTTGCTGCCAGCTTGAAGGACAGCAACACCCTCGTGACGTACCTTCCTGGCGACATCATTGAGGTATACTCTGGTGAACAAAGAGGTGTAGTTGGCAAAGCTACAAATGTCCAGGGCGACATTGTCACCATGTCTGTCACAGAAGGTGACCTTGAGGGACAAACAATCGAAGTGCCGATCAAGGGTTTACGGAAACGTTTCAAGATTGGTGATCATGTCAAGGTCATCGGTGGTAGCAAGTTCCGCGACGAAGTGGGAACCGTAGTCAAAATCTCTGAGGATCGGGTCACTCTATTGACGGACCAGACTAACACTGAGGTAACCGTTTTTAGCAAGGATTTACGGGAAGCCAGTGACATTGGAGGCCAAGGATCACTTGGCCAATTTTCACTTCATGACCTAGTCCAGCTAGATCCAACGACAGTTGGGTGTATTGTCAAGATCGACCGAGAATCGTTGGTCGTGTTGGACCAGTACGGCGATACAAGACAGGTGATGCCATCTCAGATCTCTAACAAACTCCCAAAGCGAAAGCAGGCTGTCGCGGCCGATCGTGAGGGGTCAGAGATCCGGCTTGATGACGTTGTTAAGGAGTTTACTGGGCAACACAGGCAGGGCAAGATTATTCACATCCACCGATCCTATGTTTTCTTGCACACAAACGACAGCAATGAAAATGCTGGTGTTTTCGTGACGAAGGCTAGCATGGTCAATACTGTCGCCGCAAAAGGTGGCCGTGTCAATGCGGCAACATCAGGCCCAGACCTTAGCACGATGAATCCTGCCTTGAAGATACATAAGAATGGCGGAGAAAATAAGGCGGCCCAGCCTGCGAAAATGTTTGGCCGGGATCGTGCCATCAACCAAACGGCCATCATCAAGAAAGGCCCTTACAAGGGTCTCTTGGGAATTGTCAAGGATACCACTGACACTCATGCTCGTGTGGAGCTGCATACCAAGGGCAAGACGATCACGGTGCCCCGTGATTCACTGAGTTTTAAAGACAAAACCACTGGTGCTACCATTGATATCAACGGTAGAGGACGAGGCGCTCCTGGGGGCGGTGGATTTGGGCGAGGTGGTCCGGAAAGGGTGCCTGGTTGGCAGGGAGGGTCGCGAACGCCAATGGGGGCTGGCGGTTCTGACCGTGTTCCGGCTTGGGGATCACGCA CACCTGCAGCTGGCGGCCGAACTCCAGCTTGGAAGGCACAGGATTATTCAGGCTCGCGGACTCCGGCTTGGGCCGATGGGTCTAGAACCGTCAACCCTTACGATGGCAGCCGTACGGCATACGGGTCAGGCTCACGCACACCAGCTTGGCAATCCGGTGCCCGGACTCCCGCCGCCGGCGATGCCTTTGGTGCCGGTTCGCGAACACCCGCCTACGCTGGATCCGGTGCCGATAGTTGGGCGTCTGGATCGAAGACTCCGGCATGGGGTGCTTCAGCCCCTACTCCCGGGGCTACCGGCAATGATTCTTGGGGCTATACTCCTGGAGCAACTGCTGGGGGATATGATGCACCGACCCCGGGTGCAGCCATTGGTGCCCCGACCCCTGGGGCAATGAATGCTCCAACTCCTGGTGCATATTCCGCTCCGACTCCTGCAGCTAGCGCACCAACCCCAGGAGCAGGTTGGCAGGGCGGTTGGGGCCCGGACTCTGCTCCGACtcctgccgccgccgcacCTACACCAGGTGCCAGCGGATATTACGGAGCACCGACTCCAGCCGCTTATGGTGGTGCTCCAGAAACCCCAGCTGCTAGCGGGCCGAGGTATACAGATGATGATTAA
- a CDS encoding snoaL-like domain-containing protein yields MHVTTARFLGVSQALWPFFAFASPLQRGSDEKSITKEQQEQIRDNYLALWGGDYTLSDKVLSSGVTLNIDRHPTANGSAPVIVNNSKEFMDFLKWSRTGWEKFAFKVVHWAADGHNIAIRWKLEAVMGEDYSAPTRAAADDHHCARGSTLKPGDHVTYNGTDFLVLNKCTGLVDEVNIAQDIMNLFHALGMTSVPV; encoded by the exons ATGCATGTCACCACAGCAAGATTCCTGGGCGTCTCTCAGGCTCTCTGgcccttcttcgccttcgcATCCCCGTTACAGCGCGGCTCGGATGAGAAGTCAATCACTAAAGAACAACAGGAGCAAATCAGGGACAACTACTTGGCACTCTGGGGCGGTGACTATACCCTCTCTGATAAAGTTCTGTCATCGGGTGTGACATTGAATATTGACCGACATCCAACTGCTAATGGGAGTGCCCCtgtcatcgtcaacaactcCAAGGAATTCATGGACTTCCTCAAGTGGTCTCGAACTGGGTGGGAGAAGTTTGCCTTCAAGGTAGTCCACTGGGCTGCGGATGGGCACAATATTGCCATTCGCTGGAAATTAGAGGCGGTCATGGGGGAAGATTATAGTGCACCAAC GAGAGCCGCTGCTGATGATCACCACTGCGCCCGTGGCAGTACCCTCAAGCCTGGTGACCACGTTACGTACAACGGGACAGACTTTCTTGTCCTGAATAAATGTACCGGCCTGGTAGACGAAGTAAACATTGCCCAGGACATCATGAATTTATTCCACGCTCTTGGGATGACTTCTGTTCCAGTTTAA
- a CDS encoding 4-coumarate:coenzyme A ligase (similar to Coccidioides immitis RS XP_001239283.1), producing MPFKSPFPDLDIPQTDLLSYLFGGRAVSDEPLWFNSSQPEKNLSPKRALQLVKRLGAGLSQLGMERGDVILMFTPNHIFVPVAYLGIVGSGRVFSGANPSYTAQELAYQLSNSTAKAILAHPVVLDRALEASERVGIPKERIFQFSDEVEPTRKGIKDWTCLLGTSQQADSWNWPTLTPKEASQTIATINYSSGTTGLPKGVCVSHSNLIANLEQSYFMRYVGTPYLKSGNAPQERWVGFLPLYHAYGQLYTILMALKLGNPVYVMTEFNFERFLDTVSRFRITSLQVAPPVLVMLSKRPETANYDLSSVEEIRCGAAPLSSELQNDCQKKFGIPIRQGWGMTELTCASITMPSSSDNVEGTVGRLMPNSQCKLIDDEGREVTSGTPGELCIRGPNVCMGYWKNEKATRETIQDGWLRTGDIAVRNQDGFFWIVDRKKELIKVNGLQVAPAELEAVLLENKHVADAAVVGITLHGNELPRAYVVLQDQYKDKLRPIDIQNWTASRVSKHKRLEGGVVFISEVPKLASGKIQRKVMREWARRDAIDLEKTTEAKPMSKL from the exons ATGCCGTTCAAGTCTCCATTTCCTGATTTGGACATACCCCAAACCGATTTGCTGTCATATCTCTTTGGTGGTCGGGCAGTGTCGGACGAGCCGCTCTGGTTCAATAGCAGCCAGCCTGAAAAGAACCTCTCGCCGAAGAGAGCACTGCAATTGGTGAAAAGACTAGGAGCAGGACTTTCTCAGCTGGGTATGGAAAGGGGGGACGTTATTCTCATGTTCACACCGAATCATATTTTCGTCCCGGTTGCATATCTCGGTATTGTAGGATCCGGCCGTGTTTTTAGTGGTGCCAACCCATCATATACTGCCCAAG AACTTGCCTATCAGTTATCCAATTCGACAGCAAAGGCAATACTAGCACACCCTGTGGTCCTCGACCGGGCGTTAGAGGCGAGTGAGAGGGTTGGTATACCGAAGGAACGAATATTCCAGTTCTCTGACGAAGTCGAGCCAACCCGTAAAGGTATCAAAGACTGGACCTGTCTTCTTGGGACTTCACAGCAAGCAGACAGCTGGAATTGGCCGACTTTGACACCTAAAGAGGCCAGTCAAACAATTGCTACTATTAACTACAGCTCGGGAACCACAGGGCTACCCAAGGGCGTGTGTGTGTCGCATTCGAATCTTATTGCCAATCTTGAACAAAGTTATTTTATGAGATATGTCGGCACGCCATATTTGAAGTCTGGTAACGCTCCACAGGAGCGGTGGGTTGGCTTTCTCCCTCTTTATCATGCATATGGCCAGTTGTATACCATTCTCATGGCCCTTAAACTAGGAAACCCCGTCTACGTCATGACGGAGTTTAACTTCGAGCGTTTTCTTGATACTGTCAGCCGTTTTAGAATCACTAGCCTGCAGGTTGCTCCCcctgtgttggtgatgctgtcaaAGCGCCCCGAGACTGCAAATTACGACCTCTCGAGTGTTGAGGAGATACGATGCGGCGCCGCGCCGCTCTCTAGCGAACTCCAGAATGATTGTCAAAAGAAATTTGGCATTCCCATCCGACAAGGCTGGGGCATGACTGAGCTGACCTGCGCAAGCATCACAATGCCTTCTAGCTCGGACAATGTCGAAGGCACGGTAGGCAGACTTATGCCCAACTCTCAGTGCAAACTCATAGACGATGAAGGCCGGGAGGTTACAAGCGGTACACCTGGAGAGCTCTGCATCAGGGGACCTAATGTATGCATGGGGTATTGGAAGAACGAAAAGGCAACGCGAGAAACCATACAAGACGGTTGGCTCAGGACTGGGGATATTGCGGTCCGTAACCAGGATGGTTTCTTCTGGATTGTGGACCGCAAGAAG GAACTTATAAAGGTAAACGGTCTTCAAGTTGCTCCCGCAGAACTTGAGGCTGTGTTGCTAGAGAATAAAcatgttgctgatgctgccgtTGTGGGAATTACATT GCATGGAAATGAGCTGCCACGCGCATACGTCGTTCTCCAGGACCAATACAAAGATAAACTACGGCCGATCGACATACAGAACTGGACAGCTTCCCGGGTATCGAAGCACAAAAGACTCGAGGGAGGTGTTGTTTTTATTAGTGAAGTCCCCAAACTGGCCAGTGGCAAGATACAACGAAAGGTGATGAGGGAGTGGGCGAGAAGAGACGCCATTGATCTCGAGAAGACAACTGAAGCCAAACCGATGTCAAAGCTGTAG